One window from the genome of Ciconia boyciana chromosome 8, ASM3463844v1, whole genome shotgun sequence encodes:
- the LIPC gene encoding hepatic triacylglycerol lipase isoform X1 gives MKSLQFLSFLLLSCIITSANTYGGKKKEALGSQSQHTRTKKDQQNLETKFRLYTNTTEEGCQIFFNQLETLDKCSFNASLPLVMIVHGWSVDGILEGWIWKMAAALKSQHKQINVIIADWLTFAHQHYPIAVQNTRYIGQEIADFLEWLEKSIQFSRSNAHLIGYSLGAHVSGFAGSYISGTNKIGRITGLDPAGPLFEGMSPTDRLSPDDANFVDAIHTFTKQHMGLSVGIKQPVAHFDFYPNGGTFQPGCHIMHVYNHIAQYGITGITQTVKCAHERSVHLFIDSLLHNDKQSTAYWCNDINTFNKGMCLSCRKNRCNTLGYNIREERLPKSRQLFLKTRAHMPFKVYHYQFKIHFINEIEGKQIDPTFTISLTGTKEDAKNLPITLVEGINGNKTYSFLITLDTDIGELIMIKFKWEGTAVWENIWDTVQTIIPWTKGTRRPGLIVKTIRVKAGETQQKMTFCSQSIDNVHLHPAQEKTFVRCEDRVRRQNRK, from the exons aggCACTGGGATCACAGAGTCAGCACACTAGAACAAAGAAAGATCAGCAAAacttagaaacaaaatttcgACTCTATACAAATACAACTGAAGAAGgctgtcagattttttttaatcagttggAGACTCTTGACAAATGCAGTTTCAATGCCTCTCTTCCTCTGGTGATGATAGTCCATGGCTGGTCG gtGGATGGGATTTTAGAAGGTTGGATTTGGAAAatggcagcagctctgaagtCTCAGCATAAACAAATTAATGTGATCATTGCAGACTGGCTTACATTTGCTCACCAGCACTATCCCATTGCTGTACAGAATACACGGTACATAGGACAGGAGATAGCAGACTTCCTGGAATGGCTGGAG AAATCCATTCAATTTTCCAGAAGCAATGCTCATCTAATTGGGTACAGCCTAGGAGCTCATGTTTCAGGATTTGCTGGAAGTTATATCAGCGGTACGAACAAGATTGGAAGAATTACAG GCCTTGACCCTGCTGGTCCCTTGTTTGAAGGAATGTCACCAACAGACCGTTTATCTCCAGATGATGCAAACTTCGTAGATGCAATTCATACATTCACTAAACAGCACATGGGTCTCAGTGTTGGCATCAAGCAGCCTGTGGCTCATTTCGACTTTTATCCCAATGGAGGCACCTTTCAGCCTGGCTGTCACATCATGCATGTGTATAACCACATTGCACAATACGGAATCACTG gCATCACTCAAACTGTGAAATGTGCCCATGAGAGATCAGTTCATTTGTTCATCGACTCTCTGCTTCACAACGACAAGCAAAGCACAGCATACTGGTGCAACGACATCAACACTTTCAACAAAGGAATGTGCCTCAGCTGTAGAAAGAACCGGTGCAACACACTGGGCTACAACATCAGGGAGGAAAGGCTCCCAAAAAGTAGACAActctttttgaaaacaagagcACATATGCCTTTCAAAG TCTATCATTATCAGTTCAAGATCCACTTCATCAATGAAATCGAAGGCAAGCAGATAGACCCAACTTTTACCATCTCTCTGACGGGTACTAAAGAGGATGCTAAAAACCTGCCCATCACACT agttGAAGGTATTAATGGGAATAAAACCTACTCTTTTCTCATCACCCTGGACACTGATATTGGTGAGCTAATAATGATCAAGTTCAAATGGGAAGGAACTGCAGTTTGGGAAAATATCTGGGACACAGTTCAAACCATAATACCATGGACAAAAGGCACCCGTCGACCAGGACTTATAGTGAAGACAATAAGAGTGAAAGCAGgggaaacacagcaaaa aaTGACATTTTGTTCTCAAAGCATTGACAACGTTCACCTTCATCCAGCCcaagagaaaacatttgtgAGGTGTGAAGATCGCGTTCggagacaaaacagaaaatga
- the LIPC gene encoding hepatic triacylglycerol lipase isoform X2, translating into MQFQCLSSSGDDSPWLVDGILEGWIWKMAAALKSQHKQINVIIADWLTFAHQHYPIAVQNTRYIGQEIADFLEWLEKSIQFSRSNAHLIGYSLGAHVSGFAGSYISGTNKIGRITGLDPAGPLFEGMSPTDRLSPDDANFVDAIHTFTKQHMGLSVGIKQPVAHFDFYPNGGTFQPGCHIMHVYNHIAQYGITGITQTVKCAHERSVHLFIDSLLHNDKQSTAYWCNDINTFNKGMCLSCRKNRCNTLGYNIREERLPKSRQLFLKTRAHMPFKVYHYQFKIHFINEIEGKQIDPTFTISLTGTKEDAKNLPITLVEGINGNKTYSFLITLDTDIGELIMIKFKWEGTAVWENIWDTVQTIIPWTKGTRRPGLIVKTIRVKAGETQQKMTFCSQSIDNVHLHPAQEKTFVRCEDRVRRQNRK; encoded by the exons ATGCAGTTTCAATGCCTCTCTTCCTCTGGTGATGATAGTCCATGGCTG gtGGATGGGATTTTAGAAGGTTGGATTTGGAAAatggcagcagctctgaagtCTCAGCATAAACAAATTAATGTGATCATTGCAGACTGGCTTACATTTGCTCACCAGCACTATCCCATTGCTGTACAGAATACACGGTACATAGGACAGGAGATAGCAGACTTCCTGGAATGGCTGGAG AAATCCATTCAATTTTCCAGAAGCAATGCTCATCTAATTGGGTACAGCCTAGGAGCTCATGTTTCAGGATTTGCTGGAAGTTATATCAGCGGTACGAACAAGATTGGAAGAATTACAG GCCTTGACCCTGCTGGTCCCTTGTTTGAAGGAATGTCACCAACAGACCGTTTATCTCCAGATGATGCAAACTTCGTAGATGCAATTCATACATTCACTAAACAGCACATGGGTCTCAGTGTTGGCATCAAGCAGCCTGTGGCTCATTTCGACTTTTATCCCAATGGAGGCACCTTTCAGCCTGGCTGTCACATCATGCATGTGTATAACCACATTGCACAATACGGAATCACTG gCATCACTCAAACTGTGAAATGTGCCCATGAGAGATCAGTTCATTTGTTCATCGACTCTCTGCTTCACAACGACAAGCAAAGCACAGCATACTGGTGCAACGACATCAACACTTTCAACAAAGGAATGTGCCTCAGCTGTAGAAAGAACCGGTGCAACACACTGGGCTACAACATCAGGGAGGAAAGGCTCCCAAAAAGTAGACAActctttttgaaaacaagagcACATATGCCTTTCAAAG TCTATCATTATCAGTTCAAGATCCACTTCATCAATGAAATCGAAGGCAAGCAGATAGACCCAACTTTTACCATCTCTCTGACGGGTACTAAAGAGGATGCTAAAAACCTGCCCATCACACT agttGAAGGTATTAATGGGAATAAAACCTACTCTTTTCTCATCACCCTGGACACTGATATTGGTGAGCTAATAATGATCAAGTTCAAATGGGAAGGAACTGCAGTTTGGGAAAATATCTGGGACACAGTTCAAACCATAATACCATGGACAAAAGGCACCCGTCGACCAGGACTTATAGTGAAGACAATAAGAGTGAAAGCAGgggaaacacagcaaaa aaTGACATTTTGTTCTCAAAGCATTGACAACGTTCACCTTCATCCAGCCcaagagaaaacatttgtgAGGTGTGAAGATCGCGTTCggagacaaaacagaaaatga
- the LIPC gene encoding hepatic triacylglycerol lipase isoform X4, with translation MEERKKVDGILEGWIWKMAAALKSQHKQINVIIADWLTFAHQHYPIAVQNTRYIGQEIADFLEWLEKSIQFSRSNAHLIGYSLGAHVSGFAGSYISGTNKIGRITGLDPAGPLFEGMSPTDRLSPDDANFVDAIHTFTKQHMGLSVGIKQPVAHFDFYPNGGTFQPGCHIMHVYNHIAQYGITGITQTVKCAHERSVHLFIDSLLHNDKQSTAYWCNDINTFNKGMCLSCRKNRCNTLGYNIREERLPKSRQLFLKTRAHMPFKVYHYQFKIHFINEIEGKQIDPTFTISLTGTKEDAKNLPITLVEGINGNKTYSFLITLDTDIGELIMIKFKWEGTAVWENIWDTVQTIIPWTKGTRRPGLIVKTIRVKAGETQQKMTFCSQSIDNVHLHPAQEKTFVRCEDRVRRQNRK, from the exons gtGGATGGGATTTTAGAAGGTTGGATTTGGAAAatggcagcagctctgaagtCTCAGCATAAACAAATTAATGTGATCATTGCAGACTGGCTTACATTTGCTCACCAGCACTATCCCATTGCTGTACAGAATACACGGTACATAGGACAGGAGATAGCAGACTTCCTGGAATGGCTGGAG AAATCCATTCAATTTTCCAGAAGCAATGCTCATCTAATTGGGTACAGCCTAGGAGCTCATGTTTCAGGATTTGCTGGAAGTTATATCAGCGGTACGAACAAGATTGGAAGAATTACAG GCCTTGACCCTGCTGGTCCCTTGTTTGAAGGAATGTCACCAACAGACCGTTTATCTCCAGATGATGCAAACTTCGTAGATGCAATTCATACATTCACTAAACAGCACATGGGTCTCAGTGTTGGCATCAAGCAGCCTGTGGCTCATTTCGACTTTTATCCCAATGGAGGCACCTTTCAGCCTGGCTGTCACATCATGCATGTGTATAACCACATTGCACAATACGGAATCACTG gCATCACTCAAACTGTGAAATGTGCCCATGAGAGATCAGTTCATTTGTTCATCGACTCTCTGCTTCACAACGACAAGCAAAGCACAGCATACTGGTGCAACGACATCAACACTTTCAACAAAGGAATGTGCCTCAGCTGTAGAAAGAACCGGTGCAACACACTGGGCTACAACATCAGGGAGGAAAGGCTCCCAAAAAGTAGACAActctttttgaaaacaagagcACATATGCCTTTCAAAG TCTATCATTATCAGTTCAAGATCCACTTCATCAATGAAATCGAAGGCAAGCAGATAGACCCAACTTTTACCATCTCTCTGACGGGTACTAAAGAGGATGCTAAAAACCTGCCCATCACACT agttGAAGGTATTAATGGGAATAAAACCTACTCTTTTCTCATCACCCTGGACACTGATATTGGTGAGCTAATAATGATCAAGTTCAAATGGGAAGGAACTGCAGTTTGGGAAAATATCTGGGACACAGTTCAAACCATAATACCATGGACAAAAGGCACCCGTCGACCAGGACTTATAGTGAAGACAATAAGAGTGAAAGCAGgggaaacacagcaaaa aaTGACATTTTGTTCTCAAAGCATTGACAACGTTCACCTTCATCCAGCCcaagagaaaacatttgtgAGGTGTGAAGATCGCGTTCggagacaaaacagaaaatga
- the LIPC gene encoding hepatic triacylglycerol lipase isoform X3, which yields MKSLQFLSFLLLSCIITSANTYGGKKKEALGSQSQHTRTKKDQQNLETKFRLYTNTTEEGCQIFFNQLETLDKCSFNASLPLVMIVHGWSVDGILEGWIWKMAAALKSQHKQINVIIADWLTFAHQHYPIAVQNTRYIGQEIADFLEWLEKSIQFSRSNAHLIGYSLGAHVSGFAGSYISGTNKIGRITGLDPAGPLFEGMSPTDRLSPDDANFVDAIHTFTKQHMGLSVGIKQPVAHFDFYPNGGTFQPGCHIMHVYNHIAQYGITVYHYQFKIHFINEIEGKQIDPTFTISLTGTKEDAKNLPITLVEGINGNKTYSFLITLDTDIGELIMIKFKWEGTAVWENIWDTVQTIIPWTKGTRRPGLIVKTIRVKAGETQQKMTFCSQSIDNVHLHPAQEKTFVRCEDRVRRQNRK from the exons aggCACTGGGATCACAGAGTCAGCACACTAGAACAAAGAAAGATCAGCAAAacttagaaacaaaatttcgACTCTATACAAATACAACTGAAGAAGgctgtcagattttttttaatcagttggAGACTCTTGACAAATGCAGTTTCAATGCCTCTCTTCCTCTGGTGATGATAGTCCATGGCTGGTCG gtGGATGGGATTTTAGAAGGTTGGATTTGGAAAatggcagcagctctgaagtCTCAGCATAAACAAATTAATGTGATCATTGCAGACTGGCTTACATTTGCTCACCAGCACTATCCCATTGCTGTACAGAATACACGGTACATAGGACAGGAGATAGCAGACTTCCTGGAATGGCTGGAG AAATCCATTCAATTTTCCAGAAGCAATGCTCATCTAATTGGGTACAGCCTAGGAGCTCATGTTTCAGGATTTGCTGGAAGTTATATCAGCGGTACGAACAAGATTGGAAGAATTACAG GCCTTGACCCTGCTGGTCCCTTGTTTGAAGGAATGTCACCAACAGACCGTTTATCTCCAGATGATGCAAACTTCGTAGATGCAATTCATACATTCACTAAACAGCACATGGGTCTCAGTGTTGGCATCAAGCAGCCTGTGGCTCATTTCGACTTTTATCCCAATGGAGGCACCTTTCAGCCTGGCTGTCACATCATGCATGTGTATAACCACATTGCACAATACGGAATCACTG TCTATCATTATCAGTTCAAGATCCACTTCATCAATGAAATCGAAGGCAAGCAGATAGACCCAACTTTTACCATCTCTCTGACGGGTACTAAAGAGGATGCTAAAAACCTGCCCATCACACT agttGAAGGTATTAATGGGAATAAAACCTACTCTTTTCTCATCACCCTGGACACTGATATTGGTGAGCTAATAATGATCAAGTTCAAATGGGAAGGAACTGCAGTTTGGGAAAATATCTGGGACACAGTTCAAACCATAATACCATGGACAAAAGGCACCCGTCGACCAGGACTTATAGTGAAGACAATAAGAGTGAAAGCAGgggaaacacagcaaaa aaTGACATTTTGTTCTCAAAGCATTGACAACGTTCACCTTCATCCAGCCcaagagaaaacatttgtgAGGTGTGAAGATCGCGTTCggagacaaaacagaaaatga